The DNA region TTGTTGCTGTGGATAATAATTGGGCAGTAGGATATAAAGGTGGATTACTTACATATCTTCCCGGTGATTTACCTTATTTCAAAGAGAAAACCATGAATAAAGTAGTTGTTATGGGTAGAAAGACTTTGGAGTCGTTACCAAAAGGTAAACCTTTAAAAGGAAGAAAGAATGTTATATTAACAAGAGATAAGAATTTTAGTTGTGAAAATACAGTGATTTGTCATAGTAAAGATGAAGTTATTGAATATATTAGACAATTTGAAGCTGAGGATGTATTAGTAATAGGTGGAGCAGAAATTTATAATTTGTTTATGAATAGCTGTAAGAAAGCTTATGTAACTAGAATATATAGTGAACTTCCTGCTGACAAGTACATTAATAATATGGATGAGCTTGAGAATTGGGGTATTACTTGGAAAAGTGATATTAATGTACATGAGGGAATAGAGTATCAGTGGACTTTGTATGAAAATAGGGAAATGTGATATTATTGATGTGTGGTAATAAGTCGGTATAAAGTGTTACAATCATTTGCCTTACCCAAAAAGCGGTCGGTCTGCGTGATTGTAACACTTTATACCTCTTTCATGAAAAAGAGATTTAGAAGAGCATAGGGTATGTGGAAATGATATTAGTTTGCAGTACAAAAGATTTACATTAATTTAATAATATTTTATAAGTTTAGTTAGTTATAGTGTTACTTGACAGAGGTAGTTGAGTAATACTATTTCTTTCTTATAAGTAGGATTGAGGATATTAGTATACCTGCGCTTATTATTATGAAGGTGTAGTTTGAAAGTATTTCTGAGATATATCCGAAGGCAATATTACCTACGGGTATTAGTATTCCTACAAGTGTAAAATTTACAGCGAATACCCTTCCTAGATATTTTTCGTCACAGTACAATTGAAGGTAAGTGAAAAACAATACATTGAATTTAGCTAAGAAGTATCCGAATAAGAATACTGATAGCATTAAGGCATATGGATGACTAATGGCTGCTATTAATAGGCTAAGGGCTTGAGGTATTGTTGTTTTTATTATGTCAATAGGGTCTACTTCTTTGTTTTTAGATAAATAAACTGCAAGTGAAGCAATAATGGCTCCAGCCGCTTCAAAGCTTAGGGCAATACCATATAACTTAGGGTCATTTAGTACGACATTGCTATAATATGGTAGTAAAACATCGTATCCTGATAAGAATAGATTGGTTATCATAGCGAATATAATTAGTTTGAATATTGTTGTATGTGATTTTAGGTAATAAAACCCTTCTTTTATGTTGACAAATAAATCTTTGAATGAAGATTTTGTGTCAGCTTTATTATAAGTATAATCTATAAACATCTCACTTATAGATGATAACAAGAAGCTTGCACTATTAATTATGAATAGTGTTTTTATTGTTATGAAGTTTAGTGTTAATAAATAAGCGGTTAGTGCAGGTGCAATGATTTTAATTAATTCTGAGAGATTAGTTAAAACGGCATTTGTTTTTTTTAGTGTTTCTCTTGATATAATAGCAGGAATCAATGCTCTTAATGAAGGAGAAAACATAGCGTTGCATATTGATAATGTTATGTTGACTACTAATATTAAAGGTATGTATATTTTAGATACATCTACACATAATGCGAATATCAAACAAACCACAGCACTAATGAAATCAGTTATAACAATAATACGCTTTTTATTTTTATTATCTGCCAAATAGCCTGCTACGAAATTAAATAGTAGCAAGGGAATATAAGTAACAGCACTAATCCAGCCTAATAAAGATGCGTTTCGGCTAACGGATA from Vallitalea longa includes:
- a CDS encoding dihydrofolate reductase produces the protein MNLIVAVDNNWAVGYKGGLLTYLPGDLPYFKEKTMNKVVVMGRKTLESLPKGKPLKGRKNVILTRDKNFSCENTVICHSKDEVIEYIRQFEAEDVLVIGGAEIYNLFMNSCKKAYVTRIYSELPADKYINNMDELENWGITWKSDINVHEGIEYQWTLYENREM
- a CDS encoding MFS transporter, with product MKYKNNILLVSGNAVSKMGNNIQRIALNSWLISVSRNASLLGWISAVTYIPLLLFNFVAGYLADNKNKKRIIVITDFISAVVCLIFALCVDVSKIYIPLILVVNITLSICNAMFSPSLRALIPAIISRETLKKTNAVLTNLSELIKIIAPALTAYLLTLNFITIKTLFIINSASFLLSSISEMFIDYTYNKADTKSSFKDLFVNIKEGFYYLKSHTTIFKLIIFAMITNLFLSGYDVLLPYYSNVVLNDPKLYGIALSFEAAGAIIASLAVYLSKNKEVDPIDIIKTTIPQALSLLIAAISHPYALMLSVFLFGYFLAKFNVLFFTYLQLYCDEKYLGRVFAVNFTLVGILIPVGNIAFGYISEILSNYTFIIISAGILISSILLIRKK